Genomic DNA from Thiosocius teredinicola:
CGCGGCCTGTGCGGTGGCAGGGTTGATCTATTCGTTCGTTTTTTAGTTTGAAGTCCATGCGTAAGGCGCTTATCCGTTAGCACTCGGAGATTGGCTGGGACTCTCGGTAATTCGCCTTGGTTCAATCACCCTATGCAGCGGCTTCAGCGGTGAGGCTGGCGAAAGCGCCGGGTAATCACTCCCACAAACGCACGGCAGGTTCAGTTCGCGTACAACGGCGGCAGCGCCGAATCGCCCGATCTACGCGTACCCTTTTCTGCCTGATCCCTCAGCAGCGAAGCGAGCACCTGCCATGCCGCGGGTCCGTCCCAACGCGCGGCCTCACCCGCGTACAGGTTGCGATTGAGTTCCTCCAACACCGGCTTGGCTGGCGGCGGCAGACGTTGCGCCAGAGTTTCCAGACCTTGCGGCGGGTCGTCCGACCAAACGGCCGCTGCCCATGTCAGCAGCGCCTGGCGCGTGGCCTTGGCATCGTTGGCCTGGCACGCTTTCTCGACTTGCTTGAGCAGCCCCGCGCTGCTCGACATCGCCGAAGGCTTGGCCGTCGCGGCCTGTGAAAGGCTGCCGCCAGCACCGGCATTGTCGCGACGCGAACGCCACCACAGGAACATGCTGACCGCCCATGCCACAGCGAACAGTAAGGCTATCCATGGCCAATAGCCCGAGCGCCAGTCGGCTGACTGCGACGCCGTAGCATTGTTGCCGTCACCGCTGGGCACCGTATCCGTGTCATTAGCAACGGCAGGTGCGGTAGTTGGTGCTGCAGCTGCCTGCGGACTAACCGATCCGGCTTGCGCCTCATCGATTGTCTGGGTTTCGCCGGCTGCGCCGGGCAGAACATCGATATCGCGCCCGGGGAGCTGTGCAACCCGCAGCGTGTTGTTGTTCACGTCCCACCATTTCAGCTCAACCGGCGGCAACGAGAGCTTGCCCGACTTTGACGGCACCAATGCGGACTTCACGATCTTTTGCGCAATCAAGGTATCGCCGTCGGCACGCGTTTCGGTCTGCGGTTTGTCCGGATACACCGTTACCCCCTGCCCTGCCTGCGGCGAAAGATCGGGCAGCTGGGCTGCGGTTACACCTTGCGCGGTGATGGCAATGCTGCGGGTAACCGGCTCACCCACACGAAACTCGGGCGGATTCGGCGACCAGGCCTCATTCAAGGTCACCGACTCTGCCGGTAACCAGGGTGTCGGCGTACCGGCCGGTTGCGGCAGAACATTGAGCGTCTGCATCTCGCCGCGCAAACGGATCGGTCGCGTTTGTTCGAAGGCGCTGCCCATGTCGGAGAACGGACTCTTGCCAAAAAACTGGTCGAACTGCGCAAACGGATCACGCCCACCGAATACGCGATCGCGCACACTGTTACCTTGTTGATTGGGCAAGGGTACGCGCGCGCTGAGCACCGGCGGCGCGATCTCCAGGGTGCCGCTGCGCTGCGGGAAGATCGCGTAACGGCGTTCGATAACCCGGTAGTTCTGGCCGTTGCGATAGGTTTCGTAGCGGCGCTCATCGCCAAGGCGTTCGACGATCGCGTCGGCGACCTGTGGGTCGGTCAGGTTCGCCCTGCGCAGGGGCGTCTTCAACAGCAGCCTCACACTGTAAACCACCTTGCCCTGCACATACGGTTCGTGGGGCGTCGATTCAACCTCCAACATCACCGGCTTGGAGGGATCGTTGCTCTGCGTCGTCTGGCCGGCGGGTAACACCTTGAGCTCAACCGGTTCGCTGGACAGCGTGCCGACATTGATCGACGGAATCGTCAGCTCCCCGGTACGCTTGGGCACGAGCGCAATCTGCCACTCGCGCCAACTGCGTGCATTGCCATTGCTGAATTCGAACCGTGAACTCTGACCGCGGTTCACGATCTCGAAATCCTGCTGCAAGGGCGACAGGTCCGGGTTGCCCGAACTCTGGCGGTCGGTTCGCAACATCAACTGCACGACCTCGCCCTCGCCCATCTGATTGCGATCGAGGCGAGCCTCCAGCCCGGCAGCCGATGCACCCTGAGCCGCCAACATCAGCAGGGCGCAGACCAGCAGCGTTCGAAAACCTTGGCTTAACGGCATGGTTGGTTATCCTCCTGTCGGCAATCGGCCGTGACGACGCAGGTGCTGCAGCAGAAACCGCTGTCTTAGCAGTCCCGCCGGATCGTCCTCGACCCGGCGCAGCATCTGCTCCATCGC
This window encodes:
- a CDS encoding BatD family protein: MPLSQGFRTLLVCALLMLAAQGASAAGLEARLDRNQMGEGEVVQLMLRTDRQSSGNPDLSPLQQDFEIVNRGQSSRFEFSNGNARSWREWQIALVPKRTGELTIPSINVGTLSSEPVELKVLPAGQTTQSNDPSKPVMLEVESTPHEPYVQGKVVYSVRLLLKTPLRRANLTDPQVADAIVERLGDERRYETYRNGQNYRVIERRYAIFPQRSGTLEIAPPVLSARVPLPNQQGNSVRDRVFGGRDPFAQFDQFFGKSPFSDMGSAFEQTRPIRLRGEMQTLNVLPQPAGTPTPWLPAESVTLNEAWSPNPPEFRVGEPVTRSIAITAQGVTAAQLPDLSPQAGQGVTVYPDKPQTETRADGDTLIAQKIVKSALVPSKSGKLSLPPVELKWWDVNNNTLRVAQLPGRDIDVLPGAAGETQTIDEAQAGSVSPQAAAAPTTAPAVANDTDTVPSGDGNNATASQSADWRSGYWPWIALLFAVAWAVSMFLWWRSRRDNAGAGGSLSQAATAKPSAMSSSAGLLKQVEKACQANDAKATRQALLTWAAAVWSDDPPQGLETLAQRLPPPAKPVLEELNRNLYAGEAARWDGPAAWQVLASLLRDQAEKGTRRSGDSALPPLYAN